From a region of the Melospiza georgiana isolate bMelGeo1 chromosome 23, bMelGeo1.pri, whole genome shotgun sequence genome:
- the AP4B1 gene encoding AP-4 complex subunit beta-1, with protein sequence MPYLGGEEAQRELRRALSNPHVQADPARYRGAVLRVIRLMAQGADVSGLFPEMVKAGAVPDVVQKKLVSFYVRAQAPRQPQLALLAVNSLRKDCAHPSPAVRGLALRTMCGLRMPGIQEYLQQPLVSGLRDKASYVRRAAVLGCAKMVKMQGDCEVDGALVNELYSLLRDQDPIVVVNCLRALEEILKKEGGVVINKPIAHHLLNRMPDLDQWGQSEVLTFLLRYKPRSEDELFDILNLLDGYLKSSSPSVVMAATKLFLVLAREYPDVQADVLVRVKGPLLSACTSESRELCFTALCHVRQILRSLPGHFSSHYKKFFCSYSEPHYIKCQKMEVLCELVNDENVQQVLEELKGYCTDVSVELAQGAIFAIANIARTYTEQCVGILTELLGLQQEHITSAVVRAFRDLAWLCPQCTDAVCQALPGCEDTIQDSEGKQALVWLLGTHGEKIPNAPYVLEDFVENVRSESFPAVKMELLTALLRLFLARPAECQDTLGRLLYFCIEEEQDMAVRDRGLFYYRLLQAGVEEVRRVLCSPKCDPSLGLLGDQSKQPVNAWALEFNTLATVYGRERWALATAQQPVEPSYSCSPAAGSRSRDTESLVSEGDKEVLEVHPDAPVSEEKELLKAHPDAGSLSLIPDVSLSAEQFERSWLSLDTSCQLCLPWSGPVHADTMQTALRVVHVHTIAMSRAGAQPWKAYLSAQDDSGCLFLTELLLQAADSELQVSVKQSEAKPEALQSFISALRTVLEAVAGLES encoded by the exons ATGCCGTACCTGGGCGGCGAGGAGGCGCAGCGGGAGCTGCGGCGGGCGCTGTCGAACCCGCACGTGCAGGCGGACCCGGCGCGGTACCGCGGCGCCGTGCTGCGCGTGATCCG gcTGATGGCGCAGGGCGCCGACGTGTCGGGGCTGTTCCCGGAGATGGTGAAGGCGGGCGCGGTGCCGGACGTGGTGCAGAAGAAGCTGGTGTCGTTCTACGTGCGCGCCCAGGCCCCGCGGCAGCCGCAGCTGGCGCTGCTGGCCGTGAACTCCCTGCGCAAGGACTGCGCGCACCCCAGCCCGGCCGTGCGGGGGCTCGCCCTGCGCACCATGTGCGGCCTCAG GATGCCCGGGATCCAGGAGtacctgcagcagcccctggtgaGCGGGCTGCGGGACAAGGCGTCCTACGTGCGCAGGGCGGCCGTGCTGGGCTGCGCCAAGATGGTGAAGATGCAGGGGGACTGCGAAGTGG ATGGTGCTCTGGTGAACGAGCTCTACAGTTTGCTTCGTGACCAGGACCCCATTGTGGTCGTCAACTGCCTGAGGGCCTTGGAAGAGATCTTGAAGAAGGAGGGAGGTGTTGTCATCAACAAACCCATCGCTCATCATCTCCTCAACAG gATGCCCGACCTGGACCAGTGGGGGCAGAGCGAGGTGCTCACCTTCCTGCTGCGCTACAAACCGCGCAGCGAGGACGAGCTCTTCGACATCCTCAACCTGCTCGATGGCTACCtcaagagcagcagccccagcgtGGTGATGGCGGCCACCAAGCTGTTCCTGGTGCTGGCCAGGGAGTACCCAGATGTGCAGGCAGATGTGCTGGTGCGGGTGAAGGGCCCGCTGCTGTCTGCCTGCACCTCggagagcagggagctgtgcttcACCGCGCTCTGCCACGTGCGCCAGATCCTCCGCAGCCTGCCCGGCCACTTCAGCAGCCACTACAAAAAGTTCTTCTGCTCCTACTCGGAGCCCCACTACATCAAATGCCAGAAGATGGAGGTGCTGTGTGAGCTGGTGAACGATGAGAACGtgcagcaggtgctggaggAGCTCAAGGGTTACTGCACCGACGTGTCGGTGGAGCTGGCGCAGGGAGCGATCTTTGCCATAG CCAATATTGCCAGGACATACACAGAGCAGTGTGTGGGGATTCTGACAGAGCTTCTGGGGCTTCAGCAGGAGCACATCACCTCAG CTGTGGTCCGTGCTTTCCGGGACctggcctggctgtgtccccagtgcaCAGATGCcgtgtgccaggccctgccaggctgtgagGACACCATCCAGGACAGCGAG GGCAAGCAAGCACTGGTCTGGCTGCTGGGCACCCACGGGGAGAAGATCCCGAACGCTCCCTACGTCTTGGAGGACTTTGTGGAGAACGTGAGGTCGGAGTCATTTCCAGCAGTGAAGATGGAGCTGCTGACGGCGCTGCTGCGGCTCTTCCTGGCCCGGCCTGCTGAGTGCCAGGACACGCTGGGCAGGCTGCTCTACTTCTGCATTG aggaggagcaggacatGGCCGTGCGCGACCGAGGGCTCTTCTACTACCGCCTTCTGCAGGCTGGCGTGGAGGAAGTGAGGAGGGTCCTGTGCAGCCCCAAGTGTGacccctccctggggctgctgggggacCAGAGCAAGCAGCCTGTCAATGCCTGGGCCCTGGAGTTCAACACTCTGGCCACAGTTTATGGCAGAGAGCGCTGGGCGCTCGCCACCGCTCAGCAGCCTGTGGAGCCCTCCTactcctgctctcctgctgctggctccaggagcAGAGACACAG AATCCCTGGTTTCTGAAGGGGATAAGGAAGTCCTTGAGGTCCATCCTGATGCTCCAGTGTCGGAAGAGAAAGAACTCCTCAAGGCTCATCCTGATGCAGGCAGCCTAAGCTTGATTCCTGATGTTTCCCTGAGTGCAGAACAGTTTGAGAGGAGCTGGCTGAGCCTGGACAcgagctgccagctctgcctgccctggtcTGGGCCTGTCCATGCAGACACCATGCAGACAGCCCTTCGTGTGGTGCACGTCCACACCATCGccatgagcagagctggagcccagccctggaaaGCTTATCTGAGTGCCCAGGATGACTCAGGCTGCCTCTTCCTCACTGAGCTCCTGCTTCAGGCGGCAGATTCAGAGCTGCAGGTCTCGGTGAAGCAAAGTGAAGCAAAGCCAGAGGCACTGCAATCCTTCATCTCAGCCTTGAGGACAGTGCTGGAGGCAGTGGCTGGGCTGGAGTCATGA
- the DCLRE1B gene encoding 5' exonuclease Apollo — MSGTVLAGTPIAVDFWSLRKAAGARLFFLSHMHSDHTVGLSSTWCRPLYCSPLTARLLHHRLQVPKCWIRPLEVGQSHVVGEVTVTLIDSNHCPGSVMFLFEGTFGTILYTGDFRYTSAMQGEPALRGRHIDRLYLDNTHCHPQRALPSRALATRQAARLIRAHPQHHVVIGVYTLGKETLLVELALEFSTWVVVSPWRLEQMRLLELPDVFTAEEGTGWIRAVDVAEICWDTLVTWNAQHPTIAIIPTGRPVKVTHPKIHLVPYSDHSSFEELREFVKWLKPCSIIPIVKDDMCQVYFQEYLSSAPQVLPDFTVSKPVQESGQQQSRRRGQKPTSLWKRALGSSVPRGVVYDSPEKNTEKPEVFTDVKVPQHYCEPALCSKERCTSHRGEKEELSGKQLGAAGAAPVSSEHLAPGLAEQYLLTPLHVLKQFSSQKFDQLVEDFLQKKDTHPEN, encoded by the exons ATGAGCGGGACGGTGCTGGCCGGGACCCCCATCGCCGTGGACTTCTGGAGCCTGCGGAAGGCGGCCGGCGCTCGTCTCTTCTTCCTGTCCCATATGCACTCGGACCACACGGTGGGGCTGTCCAGTACCTGGTGCCGCCCGCTGTACTGCTCCCCGCTCACCGCCCGCCTCCTGCATCACCGCCTGCAG GTGCCGAAGTGCTGGATCCGGCCACTGGAGGTGGGGCAGAGCCATGTCGTGGGTGAGGTGACGGTGACGCTGATCGACTCCAACCACTGCCCTGGCTCCGTTATGTTCCTCTTTGAGGGTACCTTTGGCACCATCCTCTACACAG GAGATTTCCGCTACACGAGCGCCATGCAGGGCGAGCCGGCGCTGAGGGGCCGCCACATCGACCGCCTGTACCTGGACAACAcgcactgccacccccagcgGGCCCTGCCCTCGCGGGCGCTGGCCACCCGCCAGGCTGCCCGCCTCATCCGTGCCCACCCGCAGCACCACGTGGTCATCG GTGTGTACACCCTGGGCAAGGAGACGCTGCTGGTGGAGCTGGCGCTGGAGTTCAGCACGTGGGTGGTGGTGAGCCCCTGGCGCCTGGAGCAGATgcggctgctggagctgcccgATGTGTTCACTGCTGAGGAGGGCACGGGCTGGATCCGGGCCGTGGACGTCGCCGAGATCTGCTGGGACACGCTGGTCACCTGGAATGCGCAGCACCCCACCATTGCCATCATCCCCACGGGCAGGCCCGTGAAGGTCACCCACCCCAAGATCCACCTCGTCCCCTACTCGGATCACTCGTCCTTTGAGGAGCTGCGTGAGTTTGTGAAGTGGCTGAAACCCTGCTCCATCATTCCCATTGTGAAGGATGACATGTGCCAGGTTTACTTTCAGGAATatctgagctctgctccccaaGTACTTCCTGACTTCACAGTCTCAAAGCCTGTGCAAGAGTCTGGACAGCAGCAAAGCCGAAGGAGGGGGCAGAAACCCACAAGTCTCTGGAAAAGAGCCCTGGGGAGTTCTGTGCCCCGAGGGGTTGTTTATGACTCCCCAGAGAAAAATACTGAGAAACCTGAAGTGTTTACAGATGTTAAAGTTCCTCAGCACTACTGTGAGCCAGCTCTCTGCTCAAAAGAACGGTGCACTTCTCACAGGGGTGAGAAGGAAGAGCTGAGTGGGaaacagctgggagcagcaggagcagcacctgtTTCCAGTGAGCACCTTGCACCTGGACTAGCAGAGCAGTATTTACTCACTCCCTTGCACGTCCTAAAGCAGTTTTCCTCACAGAAGTTTGATCAGCTGGTAGAAGACTTTCTTCAAAAGAAAGACACACACCCTGAAAATTAG